From Zingiber officinale cultivar Zhangliang chromosome 5B, Zo_v1.1, whole genome shotgun sequence, the proteins below share one genomic window:
- the LOC121985452 gene encoding 6-phosphogluconate dehydrogenase, decarboxylating 3, chloroplastic-like yields the protein MAVESAALSRIGLAGLAVMGQNLALNVAEKGFPISVYNRTAAKVDETVARAASEGGLPLFGHRSPQDFVLSISRPRSIVILVKAGAPVDQTIDALSHYLEPGDAIVDGGNEWYENTERRIREASARGLLYLGMGVSGGEDGARNGPSLMPGGSHQAYSNIEDILTRVAAQVDDGPCVTFVGEGGAGNFVKMVHNGIEYGDMQLIAEAYDVLRIVGGLSNAELAETFAEWNRGELESFLIEITADIFSVHDEHGDGEIVDKILDKTGMKGTGKWTVQQAAELSIAAPTIAASLDSRYLSGLKDEREAAAKTLEQAGINSADYSTVRSVDKKRLIDDVRQALYASKICSYAQGMNLLRSKSAEKGWNLNLGELARIWKGGCIIRARFLDRIKKAYERNRGLANLIVDPEFAREMVQRQAAWRRVVGLAIEAGISTPGMSASLAYFDTYRRARLPANLVQAQRDYFGAHTYERVDRPGSFHTEWSKIARQSKVGSGILN from the coding sequence ATGGCGGTGGAGTCGGCAGCGCTCTCGCGGATCGGCCTCGCGGGTCTGGCGGTGATGGGGCAGAACCTGGCCCTCAACGTCGCCGAGAAGGGATTCCCCATCTCCGTCTACAACCGCACCGCTGCCAAGGTCGACGAGACCGTCGCCCGCGCCGCCTCCGAAGGGGGCCTCCCTCTATTTGGCCACCGCTCGCCCCAGGATTTCGTGCTGTCCATCAGCCGGCCCCGCTCCATCGTCATTCTCGTCAAGGCCGGCGCCCCCGTCGACCAGACCATCGATGCGCTCTCCCACTATCTGGAACCCGGTGACGCCATCGTCGACGGAGGTAACGAGTGGTACGAGAACACGGAGCGCCGCATCCGTGAGGCCTCGGCTCGCGGCTTGCTCTACCTTGGGATGGGCGTCTCCGGTGGCGAGGACGGAGCCCGCAATGGCCCCTCCCTCATGCCCGGTGGTTCTCACCAGGCCTACAGCAACATCGAGGATATTCTCACCCGTGTAGCCGCCCAGGTCGATGACGGGCCCTGTGTCACCTTCGTTGGGGAGGGCGGCGCTGGGAACTTCGTCAAGATGGTTCACAACGGCATTGAATACGGTGATATGCAGCTGATTGCTGAGGCCTACGACGTACTCAGGATTGTTGGTGGGCTGTCTAATGCCGAGCTTGCTGAGACCTTTGCCGAATGGAACCGTGGTGAGCTCGAAAGCTTCCTTATCGAGATCACTGCTGATATCTTTAGCGTCCATGATGAGCATGGGGATGGAGAAATCGTCGACAAGATCCTGGACAAAACTGGGATGAAGGGGACTGGTAAATGGACGGTCCAGCAGGCAGCCGAGCTCTCAATTGCCGCCCCAACCATAGCTGCTTCACTTGACTCCAGGTACCTTAGTGGGCTTAAGGATGAGAGAGAGGCTGCTGCCAAGACTCTAGAGCAAGCTGGAATAAACAGTGCTGATTATTCTACAGTTCGATCTGTGGATAAAAAGCGCTTAATTGATGATGTACGACAAGCCCTCTACGCTTCTAAGATCTGTAGCTATGCTCAAGGTATGAATTTGCTCAGATCTAAGAGTGCGGAGAAGGGCTGGAACCTCAATCTTGGGGAACTAGCTAGGATTTGGAAGGGAGGGTGCATCATTAGGGCCAGATTCTTGGATAGGATTAAGAAGGCTTATGAGCGCAATCGGGGACTTGCAAATCTGATTGTTGATCCAGAGTTTGCAAGGGAGATGGTACAGCGACAGGCAGCATGGAGGAGGGTCGTTGGACTTGCGATCGAGGCAGGTATCAGCACCCCAGGTATGTCTGCCAGTCTGGCTTACTTTGATACATATCGACGGGCAAGGTTGCCTGCAAACCTGGTGCAGGCGCAAAGGGACTATTTTGGGGCGCACACCTATGAGCGGGTTGACCGCCCAGGATCATTCCACACAGAGTGGTCTAAGATTGCAAGGCAGAGCAAGGTCGGTTCTGGAATCCTTAACTGA
- the LOC121985453 gene encoding cytochrome P450 94B3-like produces the protein MALLFIAFFFLFLFLFLFILLHCRAATSNFYGPKNHPLIGSIVAFYRNRHRLLDWYTDLLAASPSQTFVLRRFGARRTVVTANPANVEHILKTNFPNYPKGRPFTDILGDLLGSGIFNADGDLWLTQRKLASHHFSTRSLEHFALTVLHCETYSRLLPVLHSAAAAVDLQDLLRRFAFDAVCRVSLGTDPLFLHPSLPCSPLADAFELAAAISARRGTAPVAAVWKIKRALGLGSESRLREAVLQLHADIYAIIAARKTEIMIDGAGNDLLSRLIAGGHKDEVVRDMAISFVMAGRDTTSSALTWFFWLMTRHPSAEAEVVEEVVKRIGRHGTIDYAALKEMKILEACLCESMRLYPPVVWDSKHAAADDELPDGTRVRKGDRVTYCPYGMGRMEALWGKTWAEFDHQRWLTTTAEVVRESPYKFAVFQAGPRLCLGKEMAFVQMKYVAAAVLREFKLRREEADDGQPPELVPLLTAHMAGGLRVRVEKRKWNNDIIN, from the coding sequence ATGGCGTTACTTTTCatcgccttcttcttcctcttcctcttcctcttcctcttcattCTGTTACACTGCCGAGCTGCCACCTCCAACTTCTACGGCCCCAAGAACCACCCCCTCATTGGCAGCATCGTCGCTTTCTACCGCAACCGCCACCGCCTCCTCGACTGGTACACCGACCTCCTGGCCGCCTCGCCGTCGCAGACCTTCGTCCTCCGGCGATTCGGGGCCAGGCGCACTGTCGTCACTGCGAACCCTGCCAACGTGGAGCACATCCTTAAGACTAACTTCCCCAACTACCCCAAGGGGCGTCCCTTCACGGACATCCTCGGCGACCTCCTCGGCTCGGGCATCTTCAATGCCGACGGCGACCTCTGGCTCACCCAGCGGAAGCTCGCCAGCCACCACTTCTCCACGCGTTCTCTCGAACACTTCGCCCTTACGGTGCTGCACTGTGAGACCTACTCCCGCCTGCTTCCTGTCCTCCACTCCGCCGCCGCTGCGGTGGACCTCCAGGACCTCCTCCGCCGCTTCGCCTTCGATGCCGTCTGCCGCGTCTCACTTGGCACGGACCCTCTCTTCCTCCACCCGTCCCTCCCTTGTTCCCCCCTCGCCGACGCCTTCGAACTCGCCGCAGCCATCAGTGCCCGCCGCGGCACCGCCCCGGTGGCTGCCGTTTGGAAAATCAAGCGTGCGCTTGGCCTCGGCTCTGAGTCCCGGCTCCGCGAGGCCGTTCTCCAACTCCACGCCGACATCTACGCCATCATCGCTGCCCGTAAAACTGAAATCATGATCGACGGCGCCGGAAACGACCTCCTGTCGAGGCTCATTGCCGGCGGGCACAAGGACGAGGTGGTGCGCGACATGGCGATTAGTTTTGTGATGGCAGGGCGCGACACGACGTCGTCGGCGCTGACGTGGTTCTTCTGGCTGATGACGCGGCACCCGTCGGCGGAAGCAGaggtggtggaggaggtggtgAAGCGGATCGGCCGTCACGGGACGATCGATTACGCAGCCCTGAAGGAAATGAAAATTCTCGAAGCGTGCCTGTGCGAAAGCATGAGGCTGTACCCGCCGGTGGTGTGGGACAGCAAGCATGCGGCGGCGGACGACGAGCTGCCGGACGGGACGCGGGTGCGGAAAGGGGACAGGGTCACCTACTGCCCCTACGGGATGGGGAGGATGGAGGCGCTGTGGGGGAAAACTTGGGCGGAGTTCGACCACCAGAGGTGGCTCACGACGACGGCGGAGGTGGTGCGAGAGTCGCCGTACAAGTTCGCCGTGTTCCAGGCGGGGCCGAGGTTGTGCCTGGGGAAGGAGATGGCGTTCGTGCAGATGAAGTACGTCGCTGCGGCTGTGCTGCGGGAGTTCAAGCTGAGGCGGGAGGAGGCGGACGACGGTCAGCCGCCGGAGCTCGTGCCGCTGCTGACGGCGCATATGGCCGGCGGACTCAGAGTGCGCGTCGAGAAGAGAAAATGGAATaatgatataattaattaa